One Gemmatimonadaceae bacterium DNA window includes the following coding sequences:
- the ptsP gene encoding phosphoenolpyruvate--protein phosphotransferase, which produces MTLDGTVTDRRIIGMPASPGIVIGPVHLLLWEVPDVPHTIIPDEAVAGEIARLHAAIDRAKERLEQVKRRAENHAGPEEAAIFDVQIHILSDVELIQRVESLIRQNIGAEKAFDLVLIEWRQHFARHAQPMIRERVSDLTDVQIRVLSILLGLPDHDPVDVPKGTNAILVTHDLTPSLTVQLDREAIAAIATDAGTRTSHVAILARSLGLPAVVGLRDATSRLHAGEQVILDGSSGLLLPEPTPAQIEAYTDRAAREAADEAELRHLIGAEPVTLDGVRIILRANVDLPEEAAYAAHSGAEGVGLMRTEFLVVGRASMPDEEEQYRAYKKVVMAFDNHPVVIRTFDMGGDKLPIGGYPTEANPFLGWRAIRMCLDEPELFKTQLRALLRAAMHGDVRIMLPLIVTVDEVRQARRLLEEAGRELDARNVEYRHDLPLGIMVETPAAAVAADTLAHDVAFFSIGTNDLVQYTLAVDRGNANLASRFTPLHPAVLRLIRRIVEVGGHHGLEVSVCGEMASQPLMAFALIGLGVRQLSVAARSVPLVKRIVRGVSARVATDAADAALNAQTARESEALLRARLLSAFGDAPFLRDGLPAYVDGNTFEGYGGP; this is translated from the coding sequence GTGACCCTCGACGGCACCGTCACCGACAGACGCATCATCGGCATGCCTGCCTCGCCGGGCATCGTAATAGGCCCTGTGCATCTTCTTCTCTGGGAAGTGCCCGATGTCCCTCACACGATTATCCCTGACGAAGCGGTGGCGGGTGAGATCGCCAGGCTGCACGCGGCGATCGACCGCGCGAAGGAGCGCCTCGAGCAGGTCAAGAGGCGCGCCGAGAATCACGCAGGTCCCGAAGAAGCCGCGATCTTTGACGTCCAGATTCACATCCTTTCCGACGTCGAGCTGATTCAGCGCGTAGAAAGTCTGATTCGACAGAACATCGGAGCGGAGAAGGCATTCGATCTCGTGCTGATCGAGTGGCGACAGCATTTCGCTCGTCACGCACAGCCAATGATTCGCGAGCGCGTCAGCGATCTCACGGACGTTCAGATACGCGTGCTGAGTATTCTGCTCGGACTCCCCGATCACGATCCCGTGGATGTTCCAAAGGGCACGAACGCGATTCTCGTCACGCACGACCTGACGCCGAGCCTCACGGTGCAGCTCGACCGCGAGGCAATTGCCGCCATCGCGACGGACGCAGGGACACGAACGTCCCATGTTGCCATTCTCGCTCGGTCGCTTGGTCTTCCCGCGGTGGTGGGCCTTCGGGACGCGACAAGCCGGCTGCACGCCGGTGAGCAGGTGATCCTCGACGGGTCATCCGGCCTGCTGCTGCCGGAGCCGACGCCGGCGCAGATAGAGGCCTACACTGATCGGGCGGCACGCGAGGCCGCGGATGAGGCGGAGCTTCGTCACCTGATAGGTGCGGAGCCCGTTACGCTGGATGGAGTCAGGATCATCCTTCGCGCGAACGTCGACCTTCCCGAGGAAGCGGCGTACGCGGCGCATTCAGGCGCGGAAGGAGTCGGCCTCATGCGGACTGAATTCCTGGTCGTGGGCCGCGCGTCGATGCCCGACGAGGAAGAGCAGTACCGGGCGTACAAGAAGGTCGTCATGGCGTTCGACAATCATCCGGTCGTGATTCGAACCTTCGACATGGGCGGCGATAAGCTGCCTATCGGTGGATATCCAACCGAGGCTAACCCATTCCTCGGCTGGCGGGCAATTCGCATGTGCCTCGACGAACCCGAGCTGTTCAAGACTCAGCTGCGCGCATTGCTGCGCGCCGCGATGCACGGCGACGTCCGGATCATGCTCCCATTGATCGTGACCGTCGACGAAGTCCGGCAGGCGCGACGCCTTCTCGAAGAAGCCGGTCGCGAGCTCGATGCGCGGAACGTCGAGTATCGTCACGACCTCCCTCTCGGGATCATGGTTGAGACTCCGGCGGCAGCGGTAGCGGCTGACACGCTGGCTCACGACGTCGCCTTCTTCAGCATCGGCACAAACGATCTGGTGCAGTACACGCTGGCCGTTGACCGTGGCAACGCCAATCTCGCATCGCGATTCACTCCGCTTCACCCGGCGGTGCTCAGGCTCATCAGGCGGATAGTCGAGGTTGGCGGGCATCACGGGCTAGAGGTGAGCGTCTGTGGTGAGATGGCGTCGCAACCGCTGATGGCGTTCGCTCTGATCGGGCTCGGCGTTCGCCAGCTGAGCGTTGCAGCACGCTCGGTCCCGCTCGTGAAGCGAATCGTCAGAGGCGTGAGTGCGCGTGTGGCAACCGACGCTGCCGACGCTGCGCTCAATGCTCAGACCGCGCGGGAATCCGAAGCACTGCTGCGCGCGCGACTTCTCTCGGCGTTTGGTGACGCGCCTTTCCTGCGCGACGGGTTGCCCGCCTACGTCGACGGGAATACTTTTGAGGGATACGGCGGACCCTAG
- a CDS encoding HPr family phosphocarrier protein, translating to MMPERTVRITNKLGLHARPAAEIVKTAARFKSEITIIRDELEVNGKSIMGVMMLAAEFGSTILIRAEGVDADAALDALAALAAAKFGES from the coding sequence ATGATGCCGGAGCGCACGGTCCGAATAACCAACAAGCTGGGTCTGCACGCACGACCCGCCGCCGAGATCGTGAAGACAGCCGCGCGCTTCAAGAGTGAGATTACGATCATTCGCGACGAGCTCGAGGTAAACGGAAAAAGCATCATGGGCGTCATGATGCTCGCCGCTGAATTCGGATCGACAATTCTCATCCGCGCGGAAGGTGTTGACGCGGATGCGGCGCTCGACGCGCTTGCTGCGCTCGCGGCGGCGAAGTTCGGAGAATCGTGA
- a CDS encoding PTS system mannose/fructose/sorbose family transporter subunit IID codes for MSTTVTSDVRLPLSTWLRIYLRLFAVQGAWNYETLLGNGIAFCMEPALRLLPGGRGGEAYTSALSRHSRYFNAHPYFAGVAVGALARAELEGVAPGMIERFRIALGGPLGSVGDRLVWASWLPLCSIIALTAFGLDARPPLVVAIFLLLYNLGHLSLRAWGLRVGFEKGLRVADALGHPLLRRAPQYVGAAASFLAGVAIPLVAHRVAGGGKALAAGITLFAIVGGILLARFAEHSEGWRLALAILALFVLYSVLR; via the coding sequence TTGAGCACAACCGTGACGAGCGATGTGCGTCTTCCCCTGTCCACATGGCTGCGCATCTACCTCAGGCTCTTTGCCGTGCAGGGCGCGTGGAACTACGAGACTCTGCTCGGCAATGGAATCGCGTTCTGCATGGAGCCGGCGCTGCGCCTCCTTCCCGGTGGCCGCGGCGGAGAAGCTTACACCAGTGCGTTGTCGCGGCATTCGCGGTATTTCAACGCGCATCCATACTTTGCCGGCGTCGCGGTGGGCGCGCTCGCCCGCGCGGAGCTCGAGGGCGTAGCGCCGGGCATGATCGAGCGATTCCGCATCGCGTTGGGCGGGCCGCTCGGCAGCGTCGGCGATCGACTCGTGTGGGCGAGCTGGCTCCCACTCTGCTCAATCATTGCGCTGACTGCATTCGGTCTCGACGCGCGACCCCCGCTGGTCGTGGCTATCTTTCTGTTGCTCTACAATCTCGGTCATCTCTCACTCCGCGCATGGGGACTTCGAGTCGGATTCGAGAAGGGATTGCGGGTCGCCGATGCGCTGGGGCACCCACTGCTGCGCCGGGCGCCGCAGTACGTCGGAGCTGCCGCGTCATTCCTTGCGGGGGTCGCCATTCCGCTGGTGGCGCACCGCGTTGCGGGCGGCGGAAAGGCACTCGCCGCGGGGATCACGTTGTTCGCTATTGTCGGCGGGATTCTGCTGGCACGGTTCGCGGAACACTCCGAGGGATGGCGGCTGGCGCTCGCGATTCTCGCGTTGTTCGTTCTTTACTCGGTGCTCCGATGA
- a CDS encoding PTS sugar transporter subunit IIC, giving the protein MSVMDVVPIVLLAALLGLDVVTFPQAMISRPIVAATAAGAFLDNAFAGLMIGAVLELIALGMLPFGASKYPEWGSASVAGGALFAAQHGSPPGALAVCVLAALLTAVVSGWSMVKLRRINAFRATRLRSELDAGSSDAIVGLQLFGLTADFVRGGLVALAAMLVFRWLVPTIVALWNAGAVYSQAIVVAIAAVVAAGAVWKIFHSIPHAALFFLAGLAVSVVLLVAR; this is encoded by the coding sequence ATGAGCGTCATGGACGTAGTCCCGATCGTGCTGCTGGCGGCATTGCTGGGACTCGATGTCGTCACGTTTCCGCAGGCGATGATCTCCCGCCCTATCGTCGCGGCAACGGCAGCGGGCGCATTTCTAGACAACGCGTTCGCCGGCCTGATGATCGGAGCGGTGCTCGAGCTGATTGCGCTCGGCATGCTTCCGTTCGGCGCTTCGAAGTATCCGGAATGGGGCTCGGCAAGCGTTGCCGGAGGAGCGCTCTTCGCGGCTCAGCACGGGTCGCCTCCGGGGGCGCTGGCGGTGTGCGTTCTCGCTGCGCTTCTGACGGCCGTGGTCAGCGGCTGGAGCATGGTGAAGCTCAGACGCATCAATGCATTTCGCGCGACCCGGTTGCGCAGCGAGCTGGATGCCGGCTCATCGGACGCGATTGTGGGACTCCAGCTTTTTGGTCTGACTGCTGATTTCGTTCGCGGTGGTCTCGTGGCGCTCGCAGCGATGTTGGTTTTCAGGTGGCTCGTTCCGACCATCGTCGCCCTGTGGAATGCGGGCGCAGTGTACTCGCAGGCGATAGTGGTTGCGATTGCGGCCGTTGTCGCGGCTGGGGCGGTCTGGAAGATCTTCCACAGCATTCCGCACGCTGCGCTGTTTTTTCTCGCGGGCCTCGCCGTCAGCGTGGTGCTGCTGGTCGCGCGTTGA
- a CDS encoding PTS sugar transporter subunit IIB: MPVELYRIDDRLVHGQVVVGWGQPLDLQLIVLVDDEVAQSDWEQDLYRMGVPPEMEIRFADVATAIRDHATYASDPRRSIVLTGNISTMHALLHGVESIRAINVGGLHHRPGRKQKMRYVFLTAEEESELREIIAAGVKVTAQDVPAARAVPMDEVLVATPGIEKLA; the protein is encoded by the coding sequence ATGCCTGTCGAGCTGTACCGCATCGACGATCGACTCGTCCACGGTCAGGTAGTCGTTGGCTGGGGACAGCCACTCGATCTTCAGCTGATCGTTCTCGTGGACGACGAGGTTGCGCAAAGCGACTGGGAGCAGGACCTCTACCGCATGGGCGTACCGCCGGAGATGGAGATACGGTTTGCCGATGTCGCGACCGCCATCCGGGATCACGCGACATACGCAAGCGATCCCCGTCGCAGCATCGTCCTGACGGGCAACATCTCCACGATGCATGCCTTGCTCCACGGCGTCGAGAGCATTCGCGCGATCAACGTTGGTGGCCTGCACCACAGGCCGGGTCGGAAGCAGAAGATGCGGTACGTATTCCTCACGGCGGAGGAAGAGAGCGAGCTTCGCGAGATAATCGCTGCCGGAGTCAAGGTCACTGCGCAGGATGTCCCTGCTGCGCGGGCGGTGCCGATGGATGAGGTACTCGTCGCAACGCCCGGCATCGAGAAATTGGCATGA
- the hprK gene encoding HPr(Ser) kinase/phosphatase produces MTRSLTVGQFLERSGESLQLEDLGDGRGLDREIPGADLSSPGLALAGYVERFVAERLQVLGETEITYLASLEPGHRDNILAAFFSFPLPVVIVTKGQDLPDGLASAATHAGVALLRTRLKTAEFYRRVKPVLEGEFAPTTTLHGSLADVFGVGLFFTGRSGIGKSECVLDLVERGHRLVADDLVITTRRGNDVLIGRSHELQRHHMEIRGVGLIDIPSIFGIRAVRQQKRIEVVVNLDDWNQEAVVDRTGLDMLTTTILDVEVPLITVPLNPGKNITVIAEVIALNHLLRYSGINPAQAFNERLIGRMRQAAAGSVREYLQEDDE; encoded by the coding sequence GTGACCCGCTCGCTCACCGTGGGACAATTTCTCGAGCGGAGCGGCGAATCGCTGCAGCTCGAAGACCTCGGCGACGGCCGCGGACTGGATCGGGAAATTCCCGGCGCCGATCTATCGAGTCCCGGGCTTGCCCTCGCCGGATATGTCGAGCGATTCGTCGCGGAGCGCCTGCAGGTACTCGGCGAGACTGAGATTACCTATCTCGCGTCACTCGAGCCGGGCCACCGCGACAACATCCTCGCGGCCTTCTTTTCGTTTCCGCTTCCTGTGGTGATTGTCACCAAGGGTCAGGACCTGCCGGATGGATTGGCCAGCGCGGCGACGCATGCCGGCGTTGCGCTTCTCAGAACGCGCCTCAAGACGGCGGAGTTCTATCGCCGCGTAAAGCCGGTTCTCGAGGGCGAGTTCGCGCCGACAACGACACTTCACGGATCATTGGCGGATGTATTCGGGGTTGGTCTTTTCTTCACGGGCCGCAGCGGAATCGGGAAATCGGAATGCGTTCTCGATCTTGTCGAGCGAGGTCACCGGCTCGTCGCCGACGATCTCGTCATCACCACGCGGCGGGGGAACGACGTCCTGATCGGCCGCAGCCACGAGCTTCAGCGCCATCATATGGAAATTCGCGGAGTCGGGCTAATAGACATTCCATCGATCTTCGGCATCCGCGCCGTGCGCCAGCAGAAGCGAATCGAAGTGGTTGTCAATCTCGACGACTGGAATCAGGAAGCAGTCGTGGATCGCACAGGCCTCGACATGCTGACTACGACAATCCTTGATGTTGAAGTCCCGCTCATTACGGTGCCGCTCAATCCCGGCAAGAACATCACCGTCATCGCCGAGGTAATCGCGCTCAATCATCTGCTGCGGTACTCGGGAATCAACCCGGCGCAGGCGTTCAACGAGCGGCTCATCGGCCGCATGAGGCAGGCGGCCGCGGGCAGCGTCCGGGAATATCTGCAGGAAGATGACGAGTAG
- a CDS encoding glycosyltransferase family 4 protein, translating to MRILILNWLDRENPQAGGAELHLHQIFGRLAARGHEVDLLCSGWKESAPQTVLDGIHVHRVGSRHTYPFLALGYYREHLAWRQFDVVIEDLNKAPLYTPLWRIERLVGLVHHLFGATAFRETAAPLAAALWLAERPIGWLYRNVPFQAVSKSTAHDLALRGVPQSHVRVIYNGVDTEALTPDYSVRSPDPRFLYIGRLKRYKGVDLIIRAFAELADKTATLDIAGTGDHRPALEKLVADLGLQRQVQFLGFVPEETKLMLLRRAWAAMLASPKEGWGISNMEAAACGTPVIASKSPGIRESVVDGETGILVPHGEITAMAAAMRTLAASPSLVRMMGEGGRRFAEDFTWTKAADNTISHLEEVVMKGRNQWR from the coding sequence GTGCGCATCCTCATCCTGAACTGGCTCGACCGCGAGAATCCGCAGGCCGGCGGAGCGGAGCTGCACCTTCATCAGATATTCGGCCGACTTGCAGCGCGAGGGCACGAAGTCGACCTGCTCTGCAGTGGATGGAAGGAATCCGCGCCCCAAACTGTGCTCGACGGAATTCACGTGCACCGGGTCGGGTCTCGGCACACCTATCCGTTTCTTGCGTTGGGATATTACAGGGAGCACCTCGCTTGGCGGCAATTCGACGTGGTCATAGAGGACCTGAACAAGGCTCCACTCTATACGCCGCTATGGAGAATCGAACGCCTGGTCGGTCTCGTGCATCATCTCTTTGGAGCGACGGCGTTCCGTGAGACTGCCGCGCCTCTTGCCGCCGCCCTCTGGCTCGCGGAGCGTCCAATCGGCTGGCTCTACCGCAACGTTCCGTTCCAGGCCGTGAGCAAGAGCACTGCTCACGACCTCGCGCTACGCGGCGTACCACAGAGCCACGTTCGCGTGATCTATAATGGTGTGGACACGGAAGCGCTTACTCCCGATTACTCCGTGCGCTCGCCCGATCCCCGCTTCCTTTACATCGGACGGCTCAAACGCTACAAGGGCGTGGACTTGATCATCCGTGCATTTGCCGAGCTCGCTGACAAAACCGCAACGCTCGATATTGCAGGCACGGGTGACCATCGACCAGCGCTGGAAAAACTCGTCGCGGATCTCGGGCTGCAAAGGCAAGTGCAGTTTCTTGGTTTCGTTCCGGAAGAGACGAAGCTCATGTTGCTCCGGCGTGCATGGGCAGCGATGCTTGCGTCACCTAAGGAAGGCTGGGGAATCAGCAACATGGAGGCTGCGGCGTGCGGAACCCCGGTCATCGCGAGCAAATCGCCCGGGATCCGCGAATCCGTTGTCGACGGGGAGACGGGGATACTCGTGCCGCACGGAGAAATCACCGCAATGGCCGCGGCAATGCGCACGCTTGCGGCCTCTCCCTCGCTCGTGAGGATGATGGGCGAGGGAGGCCGGCGTTTTGCCGAAGATTTCACCTGGACCAAAGCGGCGGACAATACAATCTCGCACCTCGAGGAAGTCGTGATGAAAGGCAGGAACCAGTGGAGATAA
- the nusB gene encoding transcription antitermination factor NusB, translating to MRVETRGRARALQALYAWDVRPGQDLAKVAVRVWDDLAVSPEERKFAGEIVRTVAGSHEELDAGLVDVTDNWRLERIGAIERCVLRLGAAELERRETPPRVVIQEAVRLAERFGSAAGARFVNGVLDAYARRAGVL from the coding sequence ATGAGAGTTGAGACCAGGGGCCGCGCACGCGCGCTGCAGGCGCTTTACGCCTGGGATGTGCGGCCAGGCCAGGATCTCGCGAAAGTGGCGGTTCGAGTCTGGGACGATCTCGCGGTGAGTCCGGAGGAGCGCAAGTTTGCCGGCGAGATCGTGCGGACGGTCGCCGGCTCACACGAGGAGCTCGACGCTGGTCTGGTTGATGTCACCGACAACTGGCGGCTCGAGAGGATCGGCGCAATCGAGCGCTGCGTGCTGCGACTCGGTGCGGCTGAGCTCGAGCGTCGAGAGACGCCGCCTCGCGTTGTGATTCAGGAAGCTGTGCGACTCGCAGAGCGTTTCGGCAGCGCGGCGGGCGCGCGCTTCGTGAACGGGGTCCTCGACGCCTATGCGCGACGTGCCGGCGTTCTTTAG
- the ribH gene encoding 6,7-dimethyl-8-ribityllumazine synthase, producing MAELSGTPRGQGRRVAVVASRFNEPITRALVDGALDALVRHGTAFEDIDVYWVPGAWELPLAVRGAMGSERYDAVVALGAVIRGDTPHFDYVAGEASRGLADAANESDIPLGFGLLTCDNVEQAEERAGGVHGNKGWDAAVAALEMADLMQHLDATDES from the coding sequence ATGGCCGAGCTGAGTGGTACGCCGCGTGGCCAGGGCAGGCGCGTCGCGGTCGTCGCAAGCCGATTCAACGAGCCGATCACCCGCGCGCTGGTGGACGGAGCTCTCGACGCACTGGTGCGGCACGGCACCGCGTTCGAGGACATCGACGTGTACTGGGTGCCCGGTGCATGGGAGCTGCCGCTCGCTGTGCGCGGCGCGATGGGCAGCGAGCGCTACGATGCCGTGGTCGCACTCGGGGCCGTCATTCGGGGAGACACTCCGCACTTCGACTATGTGGCCGGCGAAGCCTCGCGCGGTCTGGCCGATGCGGCGAACGAATCCGATATCCCGCTCGGTTTTGGATTGCTGACGTGCGACAACGTCGAGCAGGCTGAAGAGCGGGCCGGTGGCGTGCATGGCAACAAGGGTTGGGACGCGGCCGTCGCGGCGCTCGAGATGGCTGATCTGATGCAGCATCTGGACGCGACCGATGAGAGTTGA
- a CDS encoding bifunctional 3,4-dihydroxy-2-butanone-4-phosphate synthase/GTP cyclohydrolase II yields the protein MGFGTVEQAVADIKAGRMILVADDEDRENEGDLICAASLVTPELINFMIRNAGGLICLALTGDRADQLRLPQQSEQNTEEQRTAFTVSIDAAHRFGVTTGVSAQDRAKTILVAVDPATVPADLRRPGHIFPLRAREGGVLQRVGHTEAAVDLARLGGVYPAGVVCEVLNEDGTTARRPQLEEFAEKHRLTFITVAQLVAHRLKSERLVHRVAEARLPTEVGVWRVIGYRNDVDDHEHIALVFGDVERATDSVLVRMHSKCLTGDVFHSLRCDCGWQLHTAMEMISREGLGVIVYLDQEGRGIGLLNKLKAYELQDTGVDTVEANQQLGFKPDLRNYGIGAQILLDVGVKKLRPLTNNPRKLIGLEGYGLAVEERVPIVQPATAENSDYLDTKRDKLGHLLAS from the coding sequence ATGGGATTTGGAACGGTCGAGCAGGCAGTTGCCGACATCAAGGCGGGCCGGATGATCCTTGTTGCCGACGACGAGGACCGCGAGAACGAGGGCGACCTCATCTGCGCCGCGTCGCTCGTTACGCCCGAGCTCATAAACTTCATGATTCGGAACGCCGGCGGGTTGATCTGCCTGGCGCTTACCGGCGACCGAGCTGACCAGCTTCGGCTCCCGCAGCAAAGCGAGCAGAACACGGAGGAGCAGCGAACCGCGTTCACGGTGAGCATCGACGCTGCGCACCGATTTGGCGTTACCACGGGTGTCAGTGCGCAGGATCGGGCAAAGACAATTCTCGTCGCTGTCGATCCTGCCACGGTGCCCGCGGATCTGCGCCGGCCGGGCCACATCTTTCCCCTGCGCGCCCGCGAGGGCGGAGTGCTCCAGCGTGTAGGTCATACTGAAGCGGCCGTAGATCTCGCGCGTCTGGGCGGAGTCTATCCTGCGGGAGTAGTCTGCGAGGTTCTGAATGAAGACGGCACGACGGCGCGCCGACCGCAGCTCGAGGAGTTCGCGGAGAAACACCGGCTCACCTTCATTACGGTTGCGCAGCTCGTGGCACACCGGCTCAAGTCCGAGCGTCTGGTGCATCGTGTCGCAGAAGCCCGACTGCCGACTGAAGTCGGCGTATGGCGAGTGATCGGCTACCGCAATGACGTGGACGACCATGAGCACATTGCGCTCGTGTTCGGCGACGTCGAGAGGGCGACGGACAGTGTGCTGGTGCGGATGCACTCGAAGTGTCTCACCGGTGACGTGTTCCATTCGCTTCGCTGTGACTGCGGATGGCAGCTGCATACGGCGATGGAGATGATCTCCCGGGAAGGGCTGGGAGTGATCGTCTACCTCGACCAGGAGGGCAGGGGCATCGGACTGCTCAACAAGCTCAAGGCGTACGAGCTCCAGGACACGGGCGTCGACACGGTCGAGGCCAACCAGCAGCTCGGCTTCAAGCCCGACCTTCGCAACTACGGCATAGGTGCGCAGATACTTCTCGACGTCGGTGTCAAGAAGCTTCGGCCCCTCACGAACAACCCGCGCAAGCTGATCGGCCTCGAAGGGTACGGCCTCGCTGTGGAGGAAAGGGTGCCGATCGTTCAGCCCGCTACGGCTGAGAACTCCGATTACCTCGACACCAAGCGCGACAAGCTAGGCCACCTCCTCGCCTCCTGA
- a CDS encoding riboflavin synthase — MFTGLIEDVGTVESVKRSSSGHTLEIRSTFSDLTDGESIAVNGACLTVLAARAGFFTVAAIVTTLERTTIEEWGAGKRVNLERAMRANRRFGGHIVQGHVDAVGSVLSTEKLDDALLVDIDIPEFLTDWVVPHGSVAIDGVSLTVNAITANRLQVSLIEYTLNHSALGDLAPGSRVHVETDVIGKYVRRLAAPYFNSRPGGWSD, encoded by the coding sequence ATGTTCACTGGACTGATCGAAGACGTTGGAACTGTCGAGTCGGTGAAGAGATCATCTTCGGGCCACACGCTCGAGATTCGTTCGACATTCAGCGACCTCACCGACGGAGAGAGCATTGCCGTGAACGGCGCGTGCCTGACTGTGCTTGCTGCCCGAGCCGGGTTCTTCACGGTGGCCGCCATAGTTACGACGCTCGAGCGCACCACGATCGAAGAATGGGGCGCCGGCAAGCGCGTGAACCTCGAGCGAGCGATGCGAGCCAATCGCCGCTTCGGAGGTCACATTGTCCAGGGTCATGTGGACGCCGTTGGCTCCGTGCTGTCAACTGAGAAACTCGACGATGCGCTGCTCGTCGATATCGACATTCCGGAGTTCCTGACGGACTGGGTGGTTCCGCATGGATCAGTGGCTATCGACGGCGTTAGCCTCACCGTCAACGCGATAACCGCCAACCGGTTGCAAGTCTCGCTCATAGAATACACCTTGAACCACAGTGCGCTTGGTGATCTCGCACCGGGTAGTCGGGTGCACGTCGAGACCGATGTCATTGGCAAATACGTGCGGCGCCTGGCGGCGCCGTATTTCAACTCCCGACCTGGCGGTTGGTCGGACTAA
- the ribD gene encoding bifunctional diaminohydroxyphosphoribosylaminopyrimidine deaminase/5-amino-6-(5-phosphoribosylamino)uracil reductase RibD — translation MTPPVSPHGRWGRFEPGAATSSSTDETRDAAFMARALELAQLGLGQTAPNPLVGAVVVSDGAIVGEGHHARAGEPHAEVVAIGAAGRRATGATLYVNLEPCNHEGRTPPCTDAILAAGITRVVAAVKDPNPLAGGGADRLRAGGVTVDFGVLEAEANELNAPFLASFSLQRPWVTLKLAISLDGAIADAERTRGWLTGPLARVEVQKLRAAHDAVAVGIATAIADDPLLTARIDPPPRAQPVRIVFDRHARLGANSVLARTAREVPTVLITTRTARLPADLLKAGVEAIRARNLDDALAKLKARGITSLLVEGGAGLAASFLGEGSVDRLIIFQAPIVFGAGSLNAFAGVAVHDLAHAPRFHALRTERFGDDVMTIYSPTPL, via the coding sequence TTGACGCCGCCGGTATCGCCGCATGGCCGATGGGGGAGATTCGAGCCGGGAGCGGCAACGTCGTCCTCGACTGACGAAACCAGGGACGCCGCTTTCATGGCGAGGGCGCTCGAGCTCGCGCAGCTCGGGCTGGGTCAGACGGCTCCCAATCCATTGGTGGGAGCCGTCGTTGTCAGCGACGGCGCAATTGTCGGCGAGGGTCATCACGCTCGGGCAGGCGAGCCGCACGCGGAAGTCGTGGCAATCGGCGCGGCGGGCCGCCGCGCCACGGGAGCGACGCTTTACGTCAATCTCGAGCCGTGCAATCACGAGGGGCGCACTCCGCCGTGCACCGATGCGATTCTCGCGGCAGGCATCACGCGCGTTGTCGCCGCAGTAAAGGATCCGAATCCACTGGCGGGCGGCGGCGCCGATCGCCTCCGAGCGGGCGGCGTTACGGTCGACTTCGGCGTCCTCGAAGCTGAGGCAAACGAGCTGAACGCGCCGTTTCTCGCGTCATTCAGTCTTCAGCGGCCGTGGGTGACTCTCAAGCTCGCTATCTCGTTAGATGGCGCGATCGCGGATGCCGAGAGAACCCGCGGCTGGCTCACGGGTCCACTCGCCCGCGTTGAAGTGCAGAAATTACGCGCGGCTCACGATGCAGTCGCGGTGGGGATTGCCACGGCGATTGCAGACGACCCACTCCTCACCGCCCGGATCGATCCGCCTCCGCGTGCGCAGCCGGTACGCATCGTATTCGATCGCCACGCGCGGCTGGGCGCCAACAGCGTGCTCGCGAGAACAGCGCGGGAAGTTCCAACCGTTCTCATTACCACGCGCACCGCGCGGCTCCCCGCCGATCTCCTAAAGGCGGGGGTAGAGGCAATCCGCGCGCGCAACCTCGACGACGCCCTGGCGAAGCTCAAAGCGCGGGGAATCACTTCGCTCCTCGTCGAAGGCGGAGCGGGGCTGGCTGCATCCTTTCTCGGAGAGGGCAGCGTCGACAGGCTGATTATCTTTCAGGCACCGATCGTGTTCGGCGCCGGATCATTGAACGCTTTTGCGGGAGTAGCGGTACACGATCTGGCGCACGCACCCCGCTTTCATGCTCTCCGGACGGAGCGATTCGGGGATGACGTCATGACCATCTATTCTCCGACTCCGCTCTGA